The uncultured Campylobacter sp. genome includes the window ACGTTTTGACCGCCCAAAACGCAGGCTATGCTTCTTATCGGACGGATAAACTCAAACTTGCCGCTACCCCAGCGCATCGTGCGTCCAAAATTTAGTGATCGCAAAAACTCCTCTATCATTTCACCTAGAATTTCACGACTATCACGCCCCTTTTGCACCGCAGCGTGGTAGAGCACCTCTTTGCCACCTATCTGCCGAAATTCCAGCTCGCTTTCGCTTATGCCACATTTTTTAGCAAAACTTAGCGCCGCAGGGCTCCACGCGCCGTCTTTGAGCGCGACAGATTTTGGTGCGCCCGTGCTTACGATCTGCGCATCATCGCCGCGTTGCGGAAAATCCTCGTGAAATAGCACAAATCTACGCGGGCTAAATTCGAAGCGAAAGTCGCTATTTATGCGGTTGGCCTCAAGCACTGCGCGCCATTTTGGCACGATATTCGCACGCTCTTTTAAAAACGGGATCGCAGGCAGCTCCTCGACCCCAATCTCAATTAGTAGTTCCATCTTTATCCTTTTTTCGTTGATTTCGTTTTTCGTTTTTCTCCATCATTTCGCGGTTAAATCCTACGATCATAAATATCATAAAAAGCACGAAAAGTGCGGTTATAACGGCGTGTATCATTCTACTATAAATTCCTTTTGCCCTTTATAAATCGTAAAATAGGCATTTTTAAATTCTAAATTTTTGCCGTTTTGTACAGGAGCGCTTTTGCGAAAAATTCTAAACTCTCCCGTGCTTTTTAGATCAATTATGCCGTCCTTAACGTCGCCTTTGATCGTGCTTATCACATCTCCTGCGCGCAGCTGCCGCACCGATGCGCTAGGCAAAACGTATGGTGCGATAGAGCCTACGTTGCCGTTTCTAGCTACGATCTCAAAATCGTCGATCTCAAAGCTTTGCTTATAAAATTTCGTCTTTTTTACTAGCAAATCGAGTTTATCGCCTAGCTGCAGCCCGCCGCCGCCGTAGACAAAAACTCCGCTTCCATCTTGGGAGATCGCAAAGCCATGGCGGTTTGTAAAGCTCACGACTACGCCTTTTATCAACACAGGCTCGCTTATAATGCGCCCGTAAAGCTTCTCTATCGTGGTGGTCTTTGCGGCACTAGCGGTATTTTTAGCTAAAAATTCTTGCTTTTTCGGCATAGATTTTAAAGCGCTTTCGTTCGTCAGAATGAAGCTAATCGGAAAATGATCGGAAGCGGTAGAGAATTTAGCAACCGCGAAGCTGTCCTTTTTATATCCCGGCTCGCTACTAAAAAAATCGTCGCTAAGCAAGATATGATCGAGCACCGCGCCACTTTCATGAGACTTACAAGAGCTAAAATGCTTTAACTGCGAGCAGGGATGTAGTGCCCATAAATCGCTAAATCCATCGCGCTCGATAAGCTCGTTTAATAAAGAATTTCGTCCAAAATTCGTATTAAAATCTCCCGCTACGATAGCGCGTTGGTGCCCTTGCAAAACCTCGCGTAAAAAGGCGAAATTGCGCTTGCGCTCGCTAAGCGGATTGCGTGCAGAGAGCATATGTACGACATAAAAGCTAAAATCAGCGCCGTTAAGCGCAAAATCAGCGCGCAAAATATCTCGTGTTTTAAGCTCTATCGGGCGGTAGGTTTTTTGAAATTTTATCGGTATGCGCGACATCACCGCCACGCCCGCAGGTGCAGTCTGCGCGCGCGAAAAAGCGTAGAATTTATAGCCTGCCTTCTGCGCAAGCGCTTTTAGCACCGCTTCGTTTTCGATCTCTTGCAGCCCCAAAATATCGGCATTAAGCGCGCTTATCTCATTCGCTATCTCTTGCAGCTTGCGCTCGTATTTTTGCTCGCTCCATGAGCCGCGCCCGATCTCAAAATCCGCGTATTCCGTGCCGTCATCCTTGCCATCGAATAAATTTTGCACGTTAAACGATGCGATTTTCAGCTCCGCCGCACTCGCGCCGCAGAAAAACATCGCAAAAAGTAGCGCTAAAACTCGCAAACCGCGCTCCTAAAGTCAAATTTATCGATGTTTTGGCGGATCGCTTCGTAGGTTACGATGCCCACGCTGGTGGCTAAATTTAAACTGCGGCCCGCCCCACTCATCGGGATCGTGATGCAGTTTTCGCGATTTGTGCGCATGATCTCAAGCGGCAGCCCGTGCCCCTCCGAGCCGAAAATCAAAAAATCGCCCGGCTTGAATTTCGCTTCGCAGTAGAGCTTGTTCGTCTTCGTCGTCGCAAAAAAGAAGCGTTGCTTAAATTTCTCGTTCGCCGCCATAAACTCGCCCCAATTTTCCCAAATTTTAAGATCCAAGCTCGCCCAATAATCAAGCCCCGCACGGCGCAGATGCTTATCGTCGATGACAAATCCTAGCGGCTTGATCAGATGCAAAGGACACCCCGCATTGACGCACATGCGCCCGATGGAGCCGGTGTTTGTGTGGATCTGTGGATATACTAACACGATATTAAACATCAAAAACCGCCGATTTTGCACGGGCGAAATTCTGTGATTTAAAATTCCACAAGGCAAAGTTTTGAGATTTAGAATTTTGCAAAGCTAAATTACGCAGCTTGGAATTTCGCACGGTAAAGCCTTGCAAATTTGAATGGGCAAAATTCCATAATTTGAAATTATGTGAAATAAAATTTAGGTCCGTGATTTTGCGACGCTGCAGGACGTCAGATCTCTCCTTGCAGCGACACGGCTCTTGCGTCCTTCTGCGGTGCGGCGCGAGAGCTGCTCCCATGCCACAGGACACGCGATACGGCTCGATAAATTTTGCTTTAATGCGTTTAATACGACGCAGGCTGTGAGATTTTGTGCCAAGATGTCCTAATCCGCAAAATTTCATCTTGCTGCAATGCGAGCCGTGAAATTCCGTCTCGTTGCTGCACGGCTCGTATAATTTATCGCCGCAGCGATGTGATCTGCGGAATTCCCGCGATCCATAAAACTTCGCCTCGTGGATTTTCTCCGTGTGGCAGCACGACGGATGGAATTTTAATAGGTAAAATTCCGCGTCGTGAAATCCTACCGAGCTAAGCTTTTTGCTATGAAATTTTACGCCGCAAAAATTTAAATTTCGCTCGCCGCAAAAGATAAAATTTCGCGCAGTAAAAATCACGAGATTTTGCCTGCGATCAAAGCAAAAAGCGTGCTTTTGCAAAGACGCGGCATTCTTGCAAAACGCGTAAATTTCATCGCGACGATAGAATTTTTTCATAAAACTAGCTCCTAAATAAAACGGCGATTTTACAAAAATCTCTCTAAATTTACGCTTTTAAAGCCGCTACAAACGCCCTAATCTCCGCTTCTTGCAGCCTCTCAATCTCCTTGCCGATCGCAGCGCCGCGCAGGTTGCGAGCGACATCCGCAGCGCAAATCAAGCTCTTAAATTTCTTATCCCAAATCCCAAGCCGCTTTGATGCTTGCATCCTACCTTTATCATACAGCCCGAGCCACTGCTTAAGCGGCATTTTTAGAGCGATTTTGCATAGCTGCTCGTCGCTTACCCGCTTAAAAAACGGCTCGCTAAGTAGCCTTTTATAAAGAGAATTTAGCCCTAAATTCTTTAAAATTTTATTTTTATCTAATCCTAAAAAATTCAAAAACGCGTATAAAAAAAACATTTCATTTCTCACGAAAGATTCGCCGTGCTCTATGAATTTTATCAG containing:
- a CDS encoding endonuclease/exonuclease/phosphatase family protein encodes the protein MRVLALLFAMFFCGASAAELKIASFNVQNLFDGKDDGTEYADFEIGRGSWSEQKYERKLQEIANEISALNADILGLQEIENEAVLKALAQKAGYKFYAFSRAQTAPAGVAVMSRIPIKFQKTYRPIELKTRDILRADFALNGADFSFYVVHMLSARNPLSERKRNFAFLREVLQGHQRAIVAGDFNTNFGRNSLLNELIERDGFSDLWALHPCSQLKHFSSCKSHESGAVLDHILLSDDFFSSEPGYKKDSFAVAKFSTASDHFPISFILTNESALKSMPKKQEFLAKNTASAAKTTTIEKLYGRIISEPVLIKGVVVSFTNRHGFAISQDGSGVFVYGGGGLQLGDKLDLLVKKTKFYKQSFEIDDFEIVARNGNVGSIAPYVLPSASVRQLRAGDVISTIKGDVKDGIIDLKSTGEFRIFRKSAPVQNGKNLEFKNAYFTIYKGQKEFIVE
- a CDS encoding tRNA (cytidine(34)-2'-O)-methyltransferase codes for the protein MFNIVLVYPQIHTNTGSIGRMCVNAGCPLHLIKPLGFVIDDKHLRRAGLDYWASLDLKIWENWGEFMAANEKFKQRFFFATTKTNKLYCEAKFKPGDFLIFGSEGHGLPLEIMRTNRENCITIPMSGAGRSLNLATSVGIVTYEAIRQNIDKFDFRSAVCEF